In a single window of the Bradyrhizobium sp. ORS 285 genome:
- a CDS encoding type II toxin-antitoxin system RelE/ParE family toxin codes for MTPIWSPQAIADLVALRAYIAQDDPAAAQRVALHILRNVETLLANRPQMGRHGRVQGTRELVIPKTP; via the coding sequence ATGACTCCAATCTGGTCTCCGCAGGCGATCGCTGACCTCGTCGCCTTGAGGGCCTACATCGCGCAAGACGATCCGGCGGCAGCACAGCGCGTTGCACTTCATATTCTCCGGAATGTCGAGACTCTGTTGGCCAATCGTCCACAAATGGGGCGACATGGTCGTGTTCAGGGCACACGTGAACTCGTCATCCCCAAGACGCCCTAA
- a CDS encoding CopG family ribbon-helix-helix protein has product MTSTTLTVHVDASVNERLERLAERTGRSLDVVAAELINDSLDVYESQAEGIQQAISSLDRGEGIPHEDVRDWIASWGSPTERPVPGNALKGSSKRQ; this is encoded by the coding sequence ATGACGTCGACCACCTTGACCGTGCACGTCGATGCCAGCGTGAATGAACGCCTGGAACGGTTGGCCGAGCGCACTGGTCGGAGCCTCGATGTGGTCGCGGCCGAACTGATCAACGATTCGCTTGATGTTTATGAGTCGCAGGCAGAGGGCATCCAGCAGGCCATCTCGTCGCTTGATCGGGGTGAAGGAATTCCCCACGAGGACGTCAGGGATTGGATCGCGTCCTGGGGAAGTCCAACCGAACGGCCGGTGCCTGGGAACGCGCTCAAGGGCAGCTCCAAGCGGCAATGA
- a CDS encoding zinc ribbon domain-containing protein — protein sequence MQCAVCGTANPPENRYCHHCGGPFSLRCPHCDHENWPSARFCGSCGSSLGARPTKSRAGRRPLSERKQATVLFADIVSSTELVVGLDPEQAMERLAPAVSLMCEAVERCGGHGRSHPG from the coding sequence ATGCAATGCGCGGTATGCGGCACAGCCAATCCTCCCGAAAACCGCTACTGCCACCATTGCGGTGGGCCATTCTCCCTGCGTTGCCCCCACTGCGATCATGAAAACTGGCCGAGCGCGCGCTTTTGCGGCTCGTGCGGATCGTCGCTGGGGGCGCGGCCGACGAAGTCCCGGGCCGGTCGGCGCCCCCTCAGCGAGCGCAAGCAGGCGACAGTGCTCTTTGCCGACATCGTCAGCTCGACAGAGCTGGTCGTCGGCCTCGACCCAGAGCAGGCGATGGAGCGTCTGGCGCCAGCCGTCTCGCTCATGTGCGAGGCGGTCGAGCGCTGCGGGGGGCACGGTCGTTCGCACCCTGGGTGA